The genomic window tcggcggcggcggaagtggCGGCGATAATGCGAAAGCgactctttcgtcgtctgccgTGCAGACGGACGGGGGAGTCGTCGAGAGTCGAGCCGTGCAGACGAACGACaatttcgtcgttcgcgtcgagGAAATGGAGAAGGAGTTGAAGAaattggaaaaggagaagaaagagctcGCTTTCAAATTGGACGAGAGTCAGGATAAGATCGTCAAGTTGCGGAAGAAAATGCaagtcgacgccgaagcgtTTCAGGAGAGAGTCGCCGCTCAAGTCGAAGCGGCGAAGGTTTGAAAACGAATATTTTGAAAcgagtttttttttcttgtacaGTATCGCGTTCTCTCTCGTAGAAACCTTTGCTGCGCACGATCGCAGATCAAGACACTCGATGGGAGACGGAAGTGAGACGAAACGGGCAGGAGAAGCGAAGCCGTCTTGAGGTGatgaaacagttgaaagcGAAGGTGCGAGACTTGGAAGatgaagagagaaagttAGTATACCTACTACttatttcttttaattaCTGCATAAGCCATttggggttttttttctagagcTAATCGTGCGCGAAAGGAAATGGAGTCTTCGATATCTCGTTTGAGAGAGGAATCTCAGGAGCACAAGTGCGAATCGACTGTgcgattattattattattgtggtgaatttctcgttttttttcttagactGAATTTAGAGATCGAAATGTCGCGATTCCAGCACAGAGAAAAGGATTTGCAGGCGACGGCGCGTCACAATACGCGACGAGCCGAGAAAGCAGAAGTACGAATATTCgccgaaaaaaaaagaaaaagtcgtaGGACCCctaaaattttcttctttcttcaggttCAAGTCCTCGAACTGCAACGAGAAAAGGTCATCACGCTTCTCGAACTAAGCAAACGAGACGCCGAAGTGGCAATGATTCACATGACGAGCGCCCTAAAGTCAAGCAGGTACGACATACATATATCCTAAATATTCGCAACgcgattgattgattgatttgacCGTTAGTACCGCCGTTGGCGCTCAGGAAACGCTCGCCGAATGGCAGAGCTATCTCGTCAGTCTCGCGCGGGTCATCGAGGACCATAAACTCGCTTTCGAAGACCAAATTCAGTCGGTGCAGAACGGACGAGAAATGAATAGCTTGACTCCCATCAATATCGTCATTCCCATGCGTCCCACGCTTACGACTGCACGACTTCAAcagccgcagccgcagcagcCGGTTGCTCAGTCTCAACAGCATTCGCAACCGCCGCCCGCAGTGCCAGCACCGGCGCAAACCCACGCGCAGGCGAGCTCCGCGCAACAGTCGGCTCCTCCGTCGCAATCAGCGGCTCCTTCGACGCAAACCGCGCAGAATGCTCAGCAACGATCGGAGCCTTCTCAACCGGCGAACGGCGGCGCTAGAGGCGCCGTGGGGGGTCCTCCGAGTGGGACGAGTGCCAGTGCTGCCAAACCTGCTAAGTTGAACAGTTACGAAAAGATAATGAGCAAACTGGGGACACTGTTTCCGACGCTCTCGAGGTGCGAGACGCGACGTTAGAAAACAATATACTCTTCgattcgttgttttttttcttcttctttaggcCGGATCTTGCCGAGTGCGTGAAGATCGTTCGAATGGAAAATCACAATTCGTTGTCTGGCTTGCAGTTGGACGACATCGTTTGTCGAGTGACGGACACGGTGTTGAGTCGCTTTCAAAGCAAACTTCCACCGGCTATTGTCGCGACTCTTcgacagcagcagcagcagagaCGTCGACAGCCGCCGCACCCGCACCACCATTCTTCCGCTAAGCCGTCGCGAAGTTCAACGAGAGGAAGTGCCggatacgacgacgaggaaatgtGCGTTATATGCCACGAagcgatgtcgtcgacgaatcgtgTCATGCTACAGTGTGGCCACAGGTTTCATATTGGGGTAAGAATATAAGATTATATATTTCTATTATAAGTGGGGCTCGCTTTCTTGCTAGTGTATACGCAAGTGGCTGACGGAACAGAGCACGTGCCCCACGTGCCGCGTTCATTCTCTTCTGCCCGACGAATATCCGAGTTTGAAGTGATTCTGCTTGATACTGATGTACAATTGCAGAGCTGTGATTTGTTTGTTGCGTTATTCTCCCTCCCCCGAATTTTCGTGAGTATAATTACCTAGTTGGCACGCCAATGATTGCTCTACGTTCGTATCCGGGTAACGTACGCTAGAAATGGACGACGACTGGAAAGATCCGTTTTCCactcctccttcttcttcttcgccaaaACCGGAACAGGCGCCGATCTACCCAGAAGAATCGTCGTTTAAGGTacgaattcgacggcgttcgaaGCTCGTTGACGATTCTGTGACCTCCAGAAATTTGGAATACCCATTTTCTTTTGCCTGGTCGTCATCATAGTTCTGGTAAGTGGCAGGGTAACCGTACACAGGTGCAATAAACACAAACTCGTGTTTATTCAACGTCTCTCGTGAAGTTGCATCACAATGCCTGTTGCCTTTAGATTTCAGTCATTTATACTCTGGTTATTGGTATCAAAGACCTCCCTgttttgattctaacgacTGTCAATATAATCAGTAGGTCAAACaaaaatttttcgtcgtttttcgtcaatCGCGTATTTTTACAAATAGTTAGCGGCGCCATTTGCTTGGTGGTCGTAAGTTTTAATTATGtatcaaaaaatttctttatatggcgtttttttcaggtgCTGTGGTACAGAAACGATGCTCTGGTAATACACTGCAGCAATTTCCTACAACGTTGACTCGTTTCTTTCCTAcgcagaaagaaaacaaactCTGGTATCTTCTCGTCCTCGGAGTCCTCATCATTTTTCAATGCGTGGTAACTGATATCTTTGTTGGTGGACATCCGCGTTCAAAGCCAGTAATTGTTTCACCCACTGATCGGCCACCCACTCATGGGCCACCCACTCATGGGCCTCCCACTGAAGTGGCTCCAATAAGTTTGATTCCACCGACAATTGGGACGAAATAGGGGAGAGCGTAAACGGTAGAACTTGCAATAAAACTTCGTTGAGCATGTTCCTAAAAActgtcaaaaaaaattgcttccTAAGAGCAAGCCGCCCTTTACTATTAGTAGACAATGCACCTAAGAACAACCGCCACCTCGCTGGCGCCACATGACATCTGGTAAACAGCTTTTGCGCAGCCGCGTGCGAGACGCGTGAAGTCGTTTGTTCGCCGTGACAACCTGAAAGTCGgcttgaaattgaaaatgctACGTTCAATCGTATACCCGTGGTACATCGTTTTTCTAGGTCGGCTTCGAGGCTTTCCAAGTCGACttgtttgatttttgacgAGTCTTCCATTGGTAAACAGCCCTCTAATTGAGTAGTTAGTTGTACATGCGTAGCGGGCTAATTGGTCTTGCGCTCGATCGGGGCCCAGTCGCGCTCTTATAGAACGCTTTCCACGCTCTCTCCCCTCAGTGAGTCGATCATTCGTTTCTCGTGGGCGCGTTATCGATTTCGTCCGCTCTGCAGACCTCGTTTGTCTGGCCACGTCTGCAAACGACTTCGAtacagaaaacgacgcgacgatcgtctgCAAGTACGTACGTTTACAGGGTATAATGTTCAGAAGGCGTCTACAAGAGACAGAAAGATGTAAGTCTTGGACTTGACGGATAAGCTAAGGCACGATGGTCTGGACATTTTATAGGACTGTCATTCCCatgacaatgacgacgaatcaCTCAGCTAACCGCCTAGCTGACGAGAACGGCTATGTCACTGTGACGGCTACGGTACCGAGCGAAGAATCAGGCGTgtacgacgaagtcgacgcttCTGCGGCAAAAAAGCGACCTTTGTCCGAAAATGAGGACGGTAATGAAACATGATAGTCTTCTCGAAACCCGGTCTCATTGGGCTATTTCAAGATTATGATGACTCGTTGTGCGCGGCAGTAAACGCACAGGCCATACTTTTCAAACACAAGTCAAACTCTTCCGAACCGGACATGTGGCCGCAATGacatcgtttcgacgtcgtcgttacCGGATACGCAAGCGGCTGTCACGAGTACGTCGCAAACTGATTGTGTTTCAAGAACATGCCTTGATGGcactgacgacgagaaagacgaagtcGGCCGCGACGTTTCTCGCACCTCAAAAGAatttatcatttttttttgctAGGGTTCTTCTGATGCTGATGCGAAATTGGAGGAAGGAGTAAATGGGGCAATCGCGCTTTTTGTGCAAGACGATCAAGTGGATGGGGAAGTTATTCCTTCCGAAAAGGTTTATCTAGTCAaccctccgccgcctccgccgtcaCATCAGTCGAAGCCACCTCAGGTCGATACTACTTGCGAAGATTCGTGACAGGCATGCAAGAGCACAAAATTTGCGTTAGCTAGTAGAACCTGTCTAGTATGCACGCGCAGGTTTTTGCTGTCTAAGCGTGCACGTGCTACGCGATTTCGTTTGAAGCGCTCACGTGGAACGAGCATTGCGTACGTTACGGTCACAAGATGGCAGCTCCTCCAACGCCTCCAGCGACAGGAGGCCCTGCGCCGATCTACCAAAAGGAGTCGCGAGGAAAAGTAGTTTTGCACGCGACTAGAGTCTGCTTGTGACGCATTCATCTTTCGCAGACGGTGGGAATCCGACTATACTTGATCGCGGTTATCATCACCGTTCTGGTAAGTGGGTGGAGTCATAAGTGCCAAGAGCATGGATACTGCACTACATTAGAGTCTGAGCTTAATTTAGTTCGAAAATCGTGCTAAAATGTAGTCGGCCTTACCATAGACCACAGCACCTCTGGGTGAATACTGCACCATTCATTTAGAGTGCCATGATTTATTCATTGGTTGTTGCTATAAAAGATGGAATTCCCATTCTATTTCTGTCGACTTTTAACATGCTACGTAAGTAGACTCTGTCTcgtccttttcttctctatatTTGTGAATTTTTAGTAAGTGGAATGACTGGGCTAGTGGTCGTAAGTTTGTCTGTGTGAAGAAGTTGGTGTATGATAAATAATTGCTGATTTAGGTTTGGTGGTACAAAAAGGAACAACTGGTATAGAGAGATAAGTAAAAAATATCTATTatgaatttaattaatagaatgAAGACAAATTGTGGTACCTGTTGCTGCTCGGACTCCTCATCATTTTTCAGTGCGTGACAGCCGACATTTTTGTCGGACATGCTCAGCAAAAGGTCCTGTCGCCAACTGACGGTCCGCCTGCCGAGATAGAACCAATACGTTTGCTCAAACCAACAATTACTACAACGAAAAAACCATAAAACGGTAACATGTGACAAGGACTTCAATTGCGTTTACGTTTGTTATGAAATCGATTGAatgcaaataaataaaatgcTTTTCGTGGTTAACATTTTTTGTACGGGcactcgtgacgtcactccaAAGTAAGGACACAGTGATAGTAGAGCTGCGTCCGATTCTCGTGCTTCAACGAAGCTGCCTGTAACCTCGATGCACAGCACGCCTCCTCTTTCAGCGAACAGCGGCCTCTAGCCAAGGTAATTCACTTCCGCCTTCTCGAAACCTGCGTAAGAGCAAGaccgtcgtctcgccgcgGGGCCGCGAAACGAGCGAAACGCGAGAACCCTACGCGCGCCTCCCCCCCCCCAGCTCAGCTTTCGATCCCATCAAAAGCGTCCTCTACTCCCGCTCTTTCTCCCAGCACCTCGAGCGGCCCCCCCGCGCGCGCAATCCCGCGCGCGATGTCAAAGAACGGAGAcaaaacgcgacgcgacgacgccgacgacgccgacgccgtcgccgcactCGTTCCCCGATCGATGTCCCGACCATTGTCATCaccgaacgtcgtcggcgagcgcgacgtctcgctcggcgtcgtcacgacgtcgaattcgggGGAAgtcgaacgcgacggcggTTACGCGAGaacgcgtcgttcgacgccggAGACGATGCTCGCCGCGCTCGTGTTGCTTCTCGATGTCTTCTTGTCGCAcgccaacgtcgacgaacgacggagAATGTCggagaaagcgtttcgaagcgATCCGTCGATCCGTTTTCCCGAATCGGAGAAGGCGGACGACGAGCGGGAGAGCGATTTCGCGTCGATGCGTCCGAGATCGAAGACTCTGGATCGATGCGAaaccgtcgacgatcgcgaaatCGGCGTCGTGAAGGTATGCGCGTATGAATGACGCGTACTGTACTCCccttttgtttgttttccCTTTGTATTATAGAGAGGTGTCTGTTTGtataatttaaaaaaagcCGGCTCTCTATTGtattttaaatatttagtaCGTTTGTTTAGATCCTCTTACTCGCAATTTAGTTCTTTTCATGACAAGTCGATAGACGtatttctcattttttatAGAAACCGTCTCTTTCCAATTGTTCTCTGGAAGATAGAGGAGAAGCATCGGCATTGGGAAAGTCGAGCGCTCGCTGTCCCCACTgttcaaagtcgtcgtcattaGCACAAGTAAAATATTATATACTGTATGtataaattttattattttattttattaggcGATTGTCATTGAGAATCTCAACGACAGGCTCAAGGCGCTTCAAGAACGAGAAGCGCAACTCGTTGAAGAGCTCGACTCCTATCGCTACGGTTTCAACGGCGCCATGGCAATGCTGGCGTcctttctcgacgacttcgtcgtatTCTGTCTAAAATTGTCGCACAAGGAACCCGTTTTCTCAGCGCTTTCTAAACTGAAGGCGAgcatcgaaacgcttccggAGTACTTCAGACGATACATGAGCGGCGGAattgacgtcgctttcgacaAAGAGGCGCAAGACGCGCTaatagacgacgacgaagaagaagaaggttagttttttttaaTTGTATTGTATTTTTAATTGTAATTGATTTTCAGTGACACCTGAAAATGAAACTGTCGAGCAAGTTCGAACGAGACTGGCGCGCATGCGagcgtcgaagaaaaaattcacgGATAAATCGAATCGAAAGATTGTCGAATCGCTGCGAAAAGCAAAGCAGGTAGTGTCCCTCCCCAAGAACCcatctctctctatatatatatataatccTTGGTTCTAGTGTCAGCTCAAGTTGTCCGA from Oscarella lobularis chromosome 1, ooOscLobu1.1, whole genome shotgun sequence includes these protein-coding regions:
- the LOC136188620 gene encoding inner centromere protein-like, with the translated sequence MSKNGDKTRRDDADDADAVAALVPRSMSRPLSSPNVVGERDVSLGVVTTSNSGEVERDGGYARTRRSTPETMLAALVLLLDVFLSHANVDERRRMSEKAFRSDPSIRFPESEKADDERESDFASMRPRSKTLDRCETVDDREIGVVKKPSLSNCSLEDRGEASALGKSSARCPHCSKSSSLAQAIVIENLNDRLKALQEREAQLVEELDSYRYGFNGAMAMLASFLDDFVVFCLKLSHKEPVFSALSKLKASIETLPEYFRRYMSGGIDVAFDKEAQDALIDDDEEEEVTPENETVEQVRTRLARMRASKKKFTDKSNRKIVESLRKAKQCQLKLSDCEKKLEKCKCERRLAEDNFKWRIGRLRTELREHRSVLGPDSDCNRRVAESMRSLVEYLNEKRREAEAKCHEALSALESLQGSGEDDDSKRLKEEAIRLADERAIALKDVERLTVERDHLRSSLSEAKRTADEMSAELAREKILREQLQEDAKRAEFVRIRCLQQESRAAQLENENAELKARLEEFKNRPPSLPVGRSAPVSEEREGEWAFERSERPYLSRSTRRSLSPGKRHNGVDGESVTGNGSISGNVRVVTSRKPTPGSILGDFSKADGPGNLVGGLACCKCDTKFAISDIASYEVHIRDCYKVALNSTS